One segment of Thermosipho atlanticus DSM 15807 DNA contains the following:
- the yidD gene encoding membrane protein insertion efficiency factor YidD — MKKIVKIMIRFYQKVISPLKPPTCIYTPTCSEYTLQAVEKFGVIKGLFLGFKRILKCNPMHEGGEDPVPDEFYIFTRRRSH, encoded by the coding sequence ATGAAAAAAATAGTTAAAATAATGATAAGATTCTATCAAAAGGTAATTTCACCTTTAAAACCACCTACCTGTATTTATACTCCGACTTGTTCGGAATATACTTTGCAAGCTGTTGAAAAGTTTGGAGTAATCAAAGGATTATTCCTGGGCTTCAAGCGCATTTTGAAATGTAATCCTATGCATGAGGGTGGGGAGGATCCTGTACCTGATGAATTTTACATATTTACAAGGAGGCGGTCTCATTGA
- the yidC gene encoding membrane protein insertase YidC, which yields MKKVLTVVFFLLAVFTVLNAGTITVEERTDGIYVITRFMEYRFDYMGNIQEIYSILERRTRVFLYSNDGFDVLDAGTPTFSWQGLKDGDKYSEVTLKFAYDGVEKIFDFKEGPNYTFNVLVNASKDVTVSIPRVGFEQDDRVRGNIFVSGYAKSKIVSIVKFNEKSIGGNLVAGNQLRFLAYIGPYKKTLIKDAFPEDYDVISEMLNSISGLNGWFDYIKYPLVNFFGWINDFTKNFGLTIIIFTIIVRFIFYPLYHAQTKSMIKMRKIQPLVEQVKKKYKDPQKQQEELLKIYRENKINPASGCLMALIQLPVFIVLYQVIRYYQEEFAFNGSFFIWKDLAAGGLSENWSFLIIQILAGYYLALITSQDTKTAWQSILMTFIFPFLFIGLPSGVFLYYTANTLIQLGTTYYIYKKYKIKGITQRELWGLPNKG from the coding sequence TTGAAAAAGGTACTAACCGTCGTGTTTTTTTTATTAGCAGTTTTCACAGTATTAAACGCTGGAACTATTACTGTTGAAGAAAGAACAGATGGTATTTATGTGATTACTAGATTTATGGAATATCGTTTTGATTATATGGGAAACATCCAAGAAATTTACAGTATTTTGGAAAGAAGAACGAGAGTGTTCTTATATTCTAATGACGGTTTTGATGTCTTAGATGCGGGAACACCAACTTTTTCTTGGCAGGGTTTAAAAGATGGTGATAAATATTCGGAAGTAACATTGAAGTTTGCATATGATGGTGTTGAAAAGATTTTTGATTTTAAAGAAGGTCCAAATTATACTTTCAATGTCCTTGTCAACGCTTCAAAAGATGTAACTGTAAGTATTCCCAGAGTTGGATTTGAGCAGGATGATAGAGTTAGAGGAAATATATTTGTGTCTGGGTATGCAAAATCGAAAATTGTTTCTATAGTCAAGTTCAATGAAAAATCTATTGGAGGAAATTTAGTTGCAGGAAATCAGCTAAGATTTTTGGCATACATTGGCCCTTATAAAAAAACGTTAATAAAAGATGCATTTCCAGAAGATTATGACGTCATATCCGAAATGTTAAATTCTATTTCTGGACTTAATGGTTGGTTTGATTATATAAAATATCCTCTCGTCAATTTCTTTGGTTGGATAAATGATTTTACGAAAAACTTTGGTTTAACAATAATAATATTTACTATTATTGTTAGGTTTATTTTTTATCCTCTTTACCATGCGCAAACTAAATCTATGATAAAAATGAGAAAAATACAACCTCTAGTTGAACAGGTAAAGAAAAAATACAAAGATCCTCAAAAGCAACAAGAAGAGTTACTAAAAATATATAGGGAAAATAAAATTAATCCTGCAAGTGGATGTTTAATGGCGTTAATTCAATTACCGGTATTTATTGTACTTTATCAAGTAATCAGGTATTATCAAGAGGAATTTGCTTTTAATGGTTCATTCTTTATATGGAAAGATTTAGCTGCAGGTGGCCTTTCTGAAAATTGGTCTTTCTTGATCATCCAAATTCTTGCAGGCTATTACCTTGCTTTAATTACAAGTCAAGATACTAAAACGGCGTGGCAAAGTATATTAATGACGTTTATATTTCCGTTTTTGTTTATAGGACTTCCGAGTGGTGTATTTCTCTATTATACAGCTAATACTTTAATTCAACTTGGAACAACATATTATATTTATAAGAAATATAAAATTAAAGGAATTACTCAACGTGAATTATGGGGTTTACCAAATAAGGGGTGA
- the jag gene encoding RNA-binding cell elongation regulator Jag/EloR: protein MKYLKRLTITGRSVEEILSVFEEDYDIKKGEYDYNVVDKGSVGFLGIFARDAVVEITIKKQYYERKLQEFVKKIVSHFDPDISVKVYSKNPRVFIAKINGEGIGKIIGKHGKGLGALQHLSTIFLNRLSDTKVTVLIDAGDYREKRKELIERIVKNALEKLKKDGVKKVELDPMFAFERMLVHEILKNFKDVVSYSVGVEPYRYVVIERREKDASFKARKSRTYNNR from the coding sequence GTGAAGTATTTGAAGAGGTTAACAATCACAGGAAGATCAGTAGAAGAAATTTTATCAGTTTTTGAAGAGGATTATGATATAAAAAAAGGTGAATATGATTATAATGTTGTTGATAAAGGTTCTGTTGGATTTTTAGGTATTTTTGCAAGAGATGCAGTGGTAGAAATTACTATTAAGAAGCAATATTATGAAAGAAAACTTCAAGAGTTTGTTAAAAAAATTGTATCTCATTTTGATCCTGATATATCTGTAAAAGTTTATTCGAAAAATCCGAGAGTTTTTATTGCAAAGATAAATGGTGAAGGTATTGGAAAGATAATCGGAAAACATGGCAAGGGTCTCGGAGCACTTCAGCATCTTTCAACTATTTTCTTAAATAGGTTATCAGATACAAAAGTAACAGTTCTTATTGATGCAGGAGATTACAGAGAAAAGAGAAAAGAACTTATAGAAAGAATAGTAAAAAATGCATTGGAAAAGTTGAAAAAAGATGGTGTCAAGAAAGTGGAATTAGATCCTATGTTTGCTTTTGAGCGAATGTTAGTCCATGAAATATTAAAAAATTTCAAGGATGTTGTTTCGTACTCTGTTGGAGTTGAACCATATAGATATGTTGTAATTGAAAGGAGAGAGAAAGATGCTAGTTTCAAAGCCAGAAAAAGTAGAACCTATAATAATAGATGA
- a CDS encoding cupin domain-containing protein, which yields MLVSKPEKVEPIIIDEGKIEKRILIGSKDGARNFVMRLFKLKPGANTPYHTHDWEHEIFVVKGKIQAVSKDKKYEAEEGSFIYVPANEEHQFVNIGENDAEFICVIPYIPGNE from the coding sequence ATGCTAGTTTCAAAGCCAGAAAAAGTAGAACCTATAATAATAGATGAAGGTAAAATTGAAAAAAGGATATTGATAGGTTCAAAAGATGGTGCAAGAAATTTTGTTATGAGGTTGTTTAAATTAAAACCTGGTGCAAATACACCTTATCATACGCATGATTGGGAGCATGAAATTTTTGTTGTTAAAGGAAAGATTCAGGCTGTTTCCAAAGATAAAAAATACGAAGCTGAAGAGGGATCGTTTATTTATGTCCCCGCAAATGAAGAGCATCAATTTGTTAATATTGGTGAAAATGATGCGGAATTTATTTGCGTAATTCCGTATATTCCTGGAAATGAGTAA
- a CDS encoding potassium channel family protein, whose protein sequence is MGKVIVKQIVILTVLVILILVLGISYYHFFEGLSIVDAFFFTTITISTVGYNLPDNLSTIGKIVTSIMIFSGISVVLYGVTTITAIIVEGKLRDFLKRRKIEKMIEKLKDHVIVVGAGKTGEYVIGELINEREKFVIIDNDEERINKVLNIYKDTTIPFVLGDATEEETLINAGVKKAKALITTLPEDSVNVFVVLSARTLNSDLTIISKVTDTSSIQKLKYAGATTVVAADQIAGTRMARLTTRPHAVNFLDIVAFGNESYRIEELEVVRESYIVDKTIGELNLAKNFNIMVLGINREGSILFAPTGDSIIRANDKLIILGSQESIEQFREFAKL, encoded by the coding sequence TTGGGAAAAGTTATAGTTAAACAGATAGTAATTCTGACAGTACTTGTAATATTAATTCTCGTATTAGGCATCAGCTATTATCATTTTTTCGAAGGTTTATCGATAGTTGATGCCTTCTTTTTTACTACTATTACTATATCAACTGTAGGATATAATTTACCAGATAACTTATCAACTATTGGAAAAATTGTTACTTCAATAATGATTTTCAGTGGTATAAGTGTTGTGTTGTATGGAGTTACAACAATTACCGCAATAATTGTCGAAGGAAAGTTACGGGATTTTTTAAAAAGGAGGAAAATTGAAAAAATGATTGAAAAATTAAAAGATCATGTGATTGTTGTTGGTGCGGGGAAAACAGGGGAATATGTGATTGGGGAGTTAATAAACGAAAGAGAAAAATTTGTTATTATAGATAATGATGAAGAGAGGATTAATAAGGTTTTGAATATATACAAGGATACCACTATTCCCTTTGTGTTGGGGGATGCAACAGAAGAGGAAACATTAATTAATGCTGGTGTCAAGAAAGCAAAAGCATTAATTACGACTCTTCCTGAAGATTCTGTAAATGTTTTTGTCGTTTTAAGCGCAAGAACTTTAAATTCTGATTTAACAATTATTTCAAAGGTAACTGATACTAGTTCAATACAAAAATTAAAATATGCAGGTGCTACAACGGTAGTGGCGGCAGATCAAATTGCCGGGACGAGAATGGCGAGGTTGACAACCAGACCCCATGCAGTTAATTTTCTTGATATTGTTGCTTTTGGTAACGAATCATATAGAATAGAGGAATTGGAAGTTGTTCGAGAAAGTTACATTGTTGATAAAACAATAGGAGAACTTAATTTAGCCAAAAATTTTAATATAATGGTTCTTGGTATAAATAGAGAAGGAAGCATTTTGTTTGCACCAACTGGGGACAGTATAATTAGAGCTAATGATAAATTAATAATATTGGGTAGTCAAGAAAGTATTGAACAATTTAGGGAATTTGCAAAATTATAG
- a CDS encoding WD40 repeat domain-containing protein, with protein MKILVIFFLSVSVFLFSFSFSLFGHHGAIWQLQVDKNLLYSSASDGIVNIWNIRSKTLLLSIYSHNSWARALAVDDKYIIVGGYKPDGNLKIYDKVSGKFVKSFSSKGSIFTIYTNSNYIVFGGSDNKVYIIDKKSLKLLTIHAFHERWIRDLVIINNQLISCGDDGKVIFYDINNLKFDFEKTFKGRIIKLLTIENKVYAVSSFGIIYDIEKENEVFKIENITTAYADENHIYIGTNIGELYILDHNFQTINYIKIAIDPIISITSSSNNVFIGTSSGKILQYNLLENSITSFLNNFSLIKKTILYKNQLYVLKNTGSLISYNTKTGEAYRNIINQTNISNFFINNDQIYYSSNEYNEYKVYDSQKNVIFESENDISLLFKIDNYVFIGTYGFIYIFDNDLLIDYIELDNEWPISFQINAKTVKIGTNTGKIIEYSLNDFSVKIHKISNNPIIKILNNYIVTFNGEIFENDNLIFTFETNIFDTTMYNKDLILGTNKELIIFNTITHSFSKFEISFPIVSLQSNEFLYASLSNGDIMVFDSNFNEYGKLAENEAKIVTVDISSNGKYIVTGGADKKIKIWKIENGKLILIKTFTGHNDWIRTIKIVDQKFIISGSSDNTVKIWNFNGRLLKTLSYHTGYVWSLEYKDGVLYSGGWDNKLFAYNLNKMKVIFSKTFKQPITHLKIYKNSLIISFINGDIIKLNLTNLSIEKFFSTKSIIWNFDIFNNILGVGDEKGFCYLINLENNKLIRKFQAHRTTIFNVKLWQNKIITASSDNTIKIFDFEGNLKGIIKDFSLSVLAVAIDPARNYIITSSGKDPIILQIP; from the coding sequence ATGAAAATCCTAGTTATTTTTTTTCTAAGTGTTTCTGTATTTTTGTTTTCTTTTTCATTCAGCCTTTTCGGACACCATGGTGCTATATGGCAATTACAAGTTGATAAAAATCTCTTGTACTCTTCCGCTTCCGATGGTATTGTAAACATCTGGAATATCAGATCAAAAACTCTTTTACTGTCTATTTATTCTCACAATTCTTGGGCCAGAGCCTTGGCTGTTGATGATAAATATATCATCGTAGGTGGGTACAAACCTGATGGTAATCTGAAGATCTATGATAAAGTTTCTGGAAAATTCGTTAAATCTTTTTCATCTAAAGGTTCAATTTTTACAATTTACACTAATTCAAATTATATAGTCTTCGGTGGTTCAGATAACAAAGTATATATAATTGACAAAAAATCTCTAAAACTTTTAACAATCCACGCCTTCCATGAAAGATGGATTAGAGATTTGGTTATTATCAATAACCAATTAATAAGTTGTGGTGATGATGGAAAAGTAATATTTTACGATATTAATAATCTTAAATTTGACTTTGAGAAAACCTTTAAGGGAAGAATCATAAAATTACTCACAATTGAAAATAAAGTATACGCAGTTAGTTCTTTCGGGATTATCTACGACATCGAAAAAGAAAACGAAGTATTCAAAATTGAAAATATTACAACAGCATATGCTGATGAAAATCATATATACATTGGGACAAATATTGGTGAATTATACATTTTAGATCACAATTTTCAAACTATAAACTACATAAAAATTGCCATAGATCCTATAATAAGCATTACATCATCTTCAAACAACGTATTTATTGGTACTTCCAGTGGCAAAATTTTACAATATAATCTACTTGAAAATTCCATAACTTCATTTTTAAATAATTTCTCTCTAATCAAAAAAACTATTTTATACAAAAATCAACTTTATGTTTTAAAAAATACCGGTTCTTTAATTTCCTATAATACGAAAACTGGTGAAGCATACCGAAACATTATAAACCAAACAAATATTAGCAACTTTTTCATTAATAACGATCAAATATACTATTCATCAAACGAATATAATGAATATAAAGTATACGATTCACAAAAAAATGTTATTTTTGAATCTGAAAATGATATTTCACTTTTATTTAAAATCGATAATTACGTGTTTATTGGCACATATGGTTTTATATATATTTTTGATAATGATTTACTTATAGACTATATCGAACTCGATAACGAATGGCCAATTTCTTTTCAGATAAATGCAAAAACAGTAAAAATAGGAACAAATACTGGTAAAATTATTGAATATTCATTAAATGATTTTTCTGTAAAAATACACAAAATTTCAAACAATCCAATAATCAAAATATTAAACAATTACATAGTAACTTTTAACGGTGAAATTTTTGAAAACGACAATTTGATTTTTACATTTGAGACTAACATCTTTGATACAACAATGTATAATAAAGATCTTATCTTAGGTACAAACAAAGAATTGATTATTTTCAACACAATTACACATAGCTTTTCAAAATTTGAAATTAGTTTTCCAATAGTTTCATTACAATCCAACGAGTTTTTGTATGCTTCTCTTTCCAATGGAGATATAATGGTTTTTGACTCTAATTTTAACGAATATGGAAAACTAGCCGAAAACGAAGCCAAAATTGTAACTGTTGATATAAGTAGTAATGGAAAGTACATAGTCACAGGCGGTGCAGATAAAAAAATAAAAATATGGAAAATTGAAAATGGAAAATTAATTCTCATCAAAACATTTACTGGACATAACGATTGGATTAGAACAATTAAAATTGTAGATCAAAAATTTATAATCTCTGGTTCAAGTGATAATACTGTAAAAATTTGGAATTTTAATGGAAGATTGTTAAAAACACTTTCATATCATACAGGATATGTGTGGAGTTTAGAATATAAAGATGGCGTTTTATACAGTGGTGGTTGGGATAATAAATTGTTTGCTTACAATTTAAATAAAATGAAGGTAATTTTCAGCAAAACATTTAAACAGCCTATAACACACTTAAAAATTTACAAAAATAGCCTCATTATTTCATTCATCAATGGCGATATTATCAAGCTAAACTTAACCAATCTTTCTATCGAGAAGTTTTTTTCTACCAAAAGTATCATATGGAACTTTGATATATTTAACAATATCCTTGGAGTTGGTGATGAAAAAGGATTCTGTTATTTAATTAATCTTGAAAATAACAAATTAATAAGAAAATTTCAGGCACATCGAACTACAATTTTCAACGTAAAATTATGGCAGAATAAAATAATAACTGCCAGCAGTGATAATACAATTAAAATTTTTGATTTCGAAGGAAATTTAAAAGGAATAATTAAGGATTTTTCATTATCTGTCTTAGCAGTTGCTATAGATCCTGCTAGAAATTATATTATTACTTCTTCAGGAAAAGATCCTATAATTTTGCAAATTCCCTAA
- the glnA gene encoding type I glutamate--ammonia ligase, with translation MEIKEILDLVKSEKINFIDLKVVDLWGRWRHVTLARTSFSEKTFTDGVGFDASNLGYAKVTNSDMILIPDPSTAFIEYIGEDKVLSIICDVYDSVTGKPSLQDPRSIMKRTLELISDIADEVYLGPEYEFHIFEDVKYNISNNDISVKIDSGEGFWNAQNRGEYFIGKKRGYHRIPPFDTLMEVRNKIVNRLLSYGVPVKYHHHEVGSCQVEIELGFLDALKAADYTLLVKYVARQIAKEYGLVVTFMPKPLYDEAGNGMHIHQYLVKNSKNIFNGDKIYNLSNYALSYIAGLLKHAKSVMAFTNPSTNSYRRLVPGFEAPTNAVFALANRTAAIRIPAYVKNPEKRRIEFRTIDSTGNPYLAFSAMILAGIDGIKQNLDPTAEGFGPFEGDAYKEKVKPLASSLSEACYALKQDNEYLETFPKELIKHWVKEKLKEEIEINAVPHPKEFENYFDV, from the coding sequence ATGGAAATAAAAGAGATTTTGGATTTGGTAAAAAGTGAAAAAATTAATTTTATTGATTTAAAAGTAGTTGATCTCTGGGGCCGATGGAGACATGTAACTTTAGCAAGAACAAGTTTTTCTGAGAAAACTTTTACCGATGGAGTAGGGTTCGATGCTTCAAATCTTGGTTATGCGAAAGTTACTAATAGCGATATGATTTTAATTCCTGATCCAAGTACTGCGTTTATAGAATATATTGGTGAAGATAAAGTTTTATCTATAATTTGTGATGTGTACGATTCTGTTACAGGAAAGCCTTCACTTCAAGATCCAAGAAGTATTATGAAAAGAACATTGGAACTAATTTCCGATATTGCCGATGAAGTGTATCTTGGCCCTGAGTATGAATTTCATATTTTTGAAGATGTCAAGTACAACATTTCAAATAACGATATTAGCGTTAAAATTGATAGTGGCGAAGGTTTCTGGAATGCTCAAAATAGAGGAGAGTATTTTATAGGAAAAAAGAGAGGTTATCATAGAATACCACCATTTGATACATTGATGGAAGTAAGGAATAAAATAGTTAATAGACTACTTAGCTATGGAGTACCGGTGAAATATCATCATCATGAAGTTGGGAGTTGTCAAGTAGAGATTGAGCTAGGCTTTTTGGATGCTTTAAAGGCTGCCGATTATACATTGTTAGTTAAATATGTTGCAAGGCAAATAGCAAAAGAATATGGTTTAGTTGTAACATTTATGCCTAAACCTTTGTATGATGAGGCAGGCAATGGGATGCATATACACCAGTATTTGGTAAAAAATAGTAAAAATATATTTAATGGGGATAAAATATATAATCTTTCAAATTATGCTTTGTCGTATATAGCAGGTTTATTGAAACATGCGAAATCTGTTATGGCATTTACTAATCCATCTACAAATTCGTACAGAAGACTTGTGCCAGGGTTTGAAGCACCAACTAATGCGGTATTTGCTCTTGCAAATAGAACAGCAGCAATTAGAATCCCCGCATATGTGAAAAATCCAGAGAAAAGAAGAATCGAATTTAGAACAATAGATTCAACTGGAAATCCATACCTTGCTTTTTCAGCAATGATTCTAGCAGGTATTGATGGTATAAAACAAAACTTAGATCCAACTGCTGAAGGATTTGGGCCATTTGAAGGAGATGCGTACAAAGAAAAGGTGAAACCTCTTGCATCGAGTTTGAGTGAAGCGTGTTATGCACTCAAGCAGGATAATGAATATTTAGAAACTTTTCCTAAAGAACTTATTAAGCATTGGGTAAAGGAAAAATTAAAGGAGGAGATTGAAATAAACGCGGTTCCACATCCCAAAGAATTTGAAAACTATTTTGACGTATAA
- the rmuC gene encoding DNA recombination protein RmuC: MEIIYFIILAIFTFVIGIFVGYKLGYSFGKKDKETEQFANQLANINNLSIQIAELKAKYEEIERSRQEAEKQKEKLNEEREKRFNEFIENIHKLFSELSEKTIKIDEQKDKRIAELVEQMKNFFEEQKKNTEKFLLEQGKSREEIEKRRDAQIEDMKRMISVFTKTVSGTKTRGMTGEILLKDAIKESIKVGLVKTNLKTENGEVEFAWDLGDGKFIPIDSKLPDVFKLLEKYNSTEDMNEREKLKKEVINKVKKEIQRVQKYQNLANTVDSCILVVPEAVLDIAPELVNIGRENKVFVCSYKDVFVIAHTLQDRYIRLKEEGDIGRYKQIVDTLMQLLESISKKTDTIERALTTIKNANEGIRNSTIKGKRITIDTENEIKTLSEKGED; this comes from the coding sequence GTGGAAATCATTTATTTTATCATACTTGCTATATTTACTTTTGTGATCGGGATTTTTGTTGGTTATAAATTAGGATATAGTTTTGGGAAAAAGGATAAGGAAACTGAACAATTTGCAAATCAACTTGCTAATATAAATAATTTATCAATTCAGATCGCAGAATTAAAAGCTAAATATGAAGAGATTGAAAGATCAAGACAAGAAGCTGAGAAACAGAAAGAAAAGTTGAACGAAGAAAGAGAAAAAAGATTTAATGAATTTATAGAAAACATTCATAAACTATTTTCCGAATTAAGTGAAAAAACAATAAAAATAGACGAACAAAAAGATAAAAGAATAGCTGAACTTGTTGAACAAATGAAGAATTTCTTTGAAGAACAAAAGAAAAATACTGAAAAATTTTTACTTGAGCAGGGGAAATCAAGGGAAGAAATTGAAAAAAGAAGAGATGCACAAATTGAAGACATGAAACGAATGATATCTGTTTTTACTAAGACAGTTTCCGGGACAAAAACGCGTGGCATGACAGGAGAAATATTATTAAAGGATGCAATTAAAGAATCTATTAAAGTTGGGTTAGTAAAAACAAATCTTAAGACTGAAAATGGGGAAGTTGAGTTTGCGTGGGATTTAGGTGACGGAAAATTTATTCCAATTGATTCAAAACTTCCAGATGTGTTTAAATTGTTAGAGAAATACAATAGTACTGAAGATATGAACGAACGAGAAAAATTGAAAAAGGAAGTAATAAATAAAGTGAAAAAAGAAATTCAAAGAGTTCAAAAATATCAAAATCTTGCAAATACAGTAGATAGTTGTATTCTAGTAGTTCCAGAAGCAGTTTTGGATATAGCACCGGAGCTTGTGAATATAGGAAGAGAAAACAAAGTATTTGTATGTAGTTATAAAGATGTATTTGTTATAGCTCATACGTTACAGGATAGGTATATTAGATTAAAGGAAGAAGGGGATATTGGTAGATACAAACAAATTGTTGACACGCTAATGCAATTACTTGAAAGTATAAGCAAGAAAACCGATACAATTGAAAGAGCTTTAACAACGATTAAGAACGCTAATGAAGGTATCAGAAACAGTACAATAAAAGGCAAGAGGATTACTATAGACACTGAGAACGAAATAAAAACTTTATCTGAAAAGGGTGAAGATTAA
- a CDS encoding L-lactate dehydrogenase, whose translation MKVSIIGAGRVGVSIAFSLLHKEIVDEMVIIDKNFQRAEGEALDLYHSTPMFKRSNIYAGDFEKMKGSDFVVITAGASQNPGETRLDLTKRNAGIIKSIAREISKYARNSIIINVTNPVDVLTYILWKETGISHERVIGSGTILDTSRFRSLVSRQCRVSPTSIHAYIIGEHGDSELMVWSSATIGGVNIKEFCKRCTIRSCTPLENLFVETKNAAYTIIEKKGATNLAIGAVTATFIESMYKDEKRVWTPSILIDDLYIGFPAIVGRNGVERIVNIQLDEQEKELFEKSKSIIKKYLTEVIG comes from the coding sequence ATGAAAGTATCTATAATAGGTGCCGGACGTGTTGGGGTAAGTATTGCTTTTTCATTATTACATAAAGAGATAGTAGATGAAATGGTGATAATTGATAAAAATTTTCAAAGAGCTGAAGGAGAAGCTTTAGATTTGTATCACAGTACTCCTATGTTTAAAAGAAGTAATATTTACGCTGGAGATTTTGAAAAAATGAAAGGTAGTGATTTCGTAGTTATAACTGCAGGCGCTTCACAGAATCCTGGTGAAACAAGATTGGATCTAACAAAAAGAAATGCTGGAATTATTAAAAGCATAGCAAGAGAAATCTCTAAATATGCAAGAAATAGTATTATAATTAACGTAACTAATCCGGTCGATGTATTAACGTATATTTTGTGGAAAGAAACCGGTATATCGCATGAAAGAGTAATAGGAAGTGGAACAATATTAGATACTTCAAGATTTCGTTCACTAGTATCAAGACAATGTAGAGTGTCGCCAACAAGTATCCATGCCTATATTATCGGCGAACATGGAGACAGCGAGTTGATGGTTTGGAGTAGCGCAACAATAGGAGGTGTAAATATAAAAGAATTTTGTAAAAGATGTACAATAAGAAGTTGCACACCTTTGGAGAATTTGTTTGTAGAGACGAAAAACGCAGCGTATACAATTATTGAAAAAAAAGGAGCAACTAACCTAGCTATAGGAGCAGTTACTGCTACTTTTATTGAAAGTATGTATAAAGATGAAAAAAGAGTTTGGACACCGTCTATTCTTATAGATGACTTATATATAGGCTTTCCGGCCATAGTTGGAAGAAATGGCGTTGAACGAATTGTTAATATACAACTTGATGAACAAGAGAAGGAACTTTTTGAAAAATCAAAAAGTATAATAAAAAAATATTTAACTGAAGTTATTGGATAG
- a CDS encoding SAM-dependent methyltransferase, which produces MKKTDILYHKDFPLSNKYDSKWILDNSMGPNVLWLTEWLCEKVELKPGMKVLDLGCGKAISSIFLAKEFNVKVWAYDLWIDPTENWNRVKEKGVEDKVFPIRGDARNMPFAEKFFDAIICIDSYIYFGTDDLYLNYLQKFVRPGGIIGIVVPGLMKEFEKDIPEHLKDFWGQDCWSWHTVDWWKKLWDRTGLVEIKVADTLSNGCNLYIKWKEAQDTIGKNPWPDDLIALRKDAGEYVGFIRLVANKVMI; this is translated from the coding sequence GTGAAAAAAACAGATATTTTATATCATAAAGACTTTCCATTATCGAACAAATATGACTCTAAATGGATTTTAGATAATTCTATGGGGCCAAATGTTTTGTGGCTGACTGAATGGCTCTGTGAAAAAGTAGAGTTGAAACCTGGAATGAAAGTTCTTGATTTGGGGTGTGGAAAGGCAATTTCAAGTATATTTCTTGCCAAGGAATTTAACGTAAAGGTATGGGCTTACGATCTTTGGATAGACCCAACGGAGAATTGGAATAGGGTAAAAGAAAAAGGAGTAGAAGATAAAGTATTTCCGATTCGTGGAGATGCAAGAAATATGCCATTTGCAGAAAAATTTTTTGATGCAATTATTTGTATTGATTCATATATTTATTTTGGTACTGATGATTTGTATCTGAATTATTTACAAAAGTTTGTTAGACCTGGTGGGATAATAGGTATAGTTGTGCCAGGTTTGATGAAAGAATTTGAAAAAGATATTCCAGAACACTTAAAAGATTTTTGGGGTCAAGACTGTTGGAGTTGGCATACAGTTGATTGGTGGAAAAAGTTGTGGGATAGAACAGGGTTAGTTGAAATAAAGGTTGCAGATACTTTATCGAATGGATGTAATTTATACATTAAATGGAAAGAGGCTCAAGACACAATTGGGAAAAATCCATGGCCAGATGACTTAATTGCTTTGAGAAAAGATGCAGGTGAATATGTAGGATTTATTAGGCTTGTTGCGAACAAAGTAATGATTTAA